A window of Paraburkholderia bryophila contains these coding sequences:
- a CDS encoding (Fe-S)-binding protein: protein MKVALFIPCFIDAFYPEVGIATLELLERFGIEVDYPQEQTCCGQPMANSGAHTDAAGAERVFARNFAGYDYIVGPSASCIHHVREHLTALEQTDEVKQVRANAYELVEFLHDVVGAREFPWAEFPHRVGLHNSCSALRHLKEASISEVAGTPFSKPRTLLEGVKGIEFVKPARPDECCGFGGTFSVTEEPVSVRMGQDKVRDHLQAGAEYIVSGDMSCLMHQQGCAERMKAEARFIHIAQVLNGARP, encoded by the coding sequence ATGAAAGTCGCTCTGTTTATCCCGTGCTTTATCGACGCGTTCTATCCCGAAGTGGGCATCGCCACGCTCGAATTGCTCGAACGTTTCGGCATCGAGGTCGACTATCCGCAGGAGCAGACCTGCTGCGGGCAGCCCATGGCCAACAGCGGCGCGCATACCGACGCGGCCGGCGCCGAGCGCGTGTTCGCGCGCAACTTCGCGGGCTACGACTACATCGTCGGGCCGTCGGCGAGCTGCATCCACCATGTGCGCGAACATCTGACCGCGCTCGAACAGACCGACGAAGTGAAACAGGTCCGCGCCAACGCGTATGAACTCGTCGAGTTTCTGCACGACGTGGTCGGCGCGCGCGAGTTTCCGTGGGCCGAATTTCCGCATCGCGTGGGTTTGCACAATAGCTGCAGCGCGTTGCGGCATCTGAAGGAAGCGTCGATTTCCGAAGTGGCGGGCACGCCGTTCTCGAAGCCGCGCACGCTGCTGGAAGGCGTGAAGGGCATTGAATTCGTCAAGCCGGCGCGGCCCGACGAATGCTGCGGTTTCGGCGGCACGTTCTCGGTGACCGAGGAACCGGTATCGGTGCGCATGGGGCAGGACAAGGTCCGCGATCATCTGCAGGCGGGCGCCGAATACATCGTCTCGGGCGACATGTCGTGCCTGATGCATCAGCAAGGCTGCGCGGAGCGCATGAAGGCCGAGGCGCGCTTCATCCACATCGCGCAGGTGCTCAACGGAGCACGCCCATGA
- a CDS encoding lactate utilization protein B, with product MSRVDHAKAAGAFIKKTEHVAFHDKRLWDLREKRDAQAHGIPEWETMRELASGIKEHTLSHLSGYLEQFAAAAEANGVTVHWAATAEEHNALVHQIMSGRGMTTLVKSKSMLTDECKMREYLEPRGITVMETDLGERIQQLDHQDPSHMVVPAVHKLRADVAELFGRTIGTDPKNSDIHYLAESQRMNTRPYFVREKTAGMTGCNFAVAETGTVVVCTNEGNADLSANVPPLHIASIGIEKLIPKVADLGVFIRMLSRSALGSPITQYTSHFRAPRPGTEMHFILVDHGRSERLAMEDFWYSLKCIRCGACMNTCPVYRRSGGLSYGGTYSGPIGAIINPTYDLKRYSALPFASTLNGSCTNVCPVKINIHEQIYKWRTVIAEHHEVPFVKQEVLKMAGRLLASPTLYRATVSSMGSALRGLPNFVLYNPLNIWGKQRELPEAPKLTFHAWYKKNRGAKDGNA from the coding sequence ATGAGCCGCGTCGATCACGCGAAAGCCGCCGGCGCTTTCATCAAGAAGACCGAGCACGTGGCGTTTCACGACAAGCGTCTGTGGGACTTGCGTGAGAAGCGCGACGCGCAGGCGCATGGCATCCCCGAATGGGAGACGATGCGCGAGCTGGCGTCGGGCATCAAGGAACACACGCTGTCGCATCTGTCCGGCTATCTGGAACAGTTCGCTGCGGCGGCCGAGGCGAACGGCGTGACCGTGCATTGGGCCGCGACCGCCGAAGAACACAACGCGCTGGTGCACCAGATCATGTCCGGGCGCGGCATGACCACGCTCGTCAAAAGCAAGTCAATGCTCACCGACGAATGCAAGATGCGCGAGTATCTGGAGCCGCGCGGCATCACGGTAATGGAGACGGACCTGGGCGAGCGCATCCAGCAGCTCGATCACCAGGACCCGAGTCACATGGTGGTCCCGGCGGTGCACAAGCTGCGTGCGGACGTCGCCGAACTGTTCGGCCGTACCATCGGCACCGATCCGAAGAACAGCGATATCCACTATCTGGCGGAAAGCCAGCGGATGAACACGCGGCCGTACTTCGTGCGCGAAAAAACCGCAGGCATGACCGGCTGTAATTTCGCGGTGGCGGAAACCGGCACCGTGGTGGTGTGTACGAACGAAGGCAATGCGGATCTGTCGGCGAACGTGCCGCCGCTGCATATTGCGTCGATCGGGATCGAAAAGCTGATTCCGAAAGTGGCCGATCTCGGCGTGTTTATCCGCATGCTGTCGCGCAGCGCGCTGGGTTCGCCGATCACGCAGTACACGTCGCATTTCCGCGCGCCGCGTCCAGGCACGGAGATGCATTTCATCCTCGTCGATCACGGCCGTTCGGAACGGCTCGCGATGGAAGACTTCTGGTACTCGCTCAAGTGCATTCGCTGCGGCGCCTGCATGAACACCTGTCCGGTGTACCGGCGCAGCGGCGGGCTCTCCTATGGCGGCACGTACTCGGGGCCGATTGGGGCGATCATCAATCCCACCTACGATCTGAAGCGCTATAGCGCGTTGCCGTTCGCGTCGACGTTGAACGGCAGTTGCACGAACGTGTGTCCGGTGAAGATCAATATTCACGAGCAGATTTACAAATGGCGCACGGTGATCGCCGAGCATCATGAAGTGCCGTTCGTGAAGCAGGAAGTGCTGAAAATGGCGGGGCGCTTGCTGGCGAGTCCGACCTTGTATCGTGCGACGGTGTCGTCGATGGGTAGCGCGTTGCGCGGGCTGCCGAATTTCGTGCTGTACAACCCGCTGAATATCTGGGGCAAGCAACGGGAGTTGCCGGAGGCGCCGAAGCTGACCTTCCACGCCTGGTACAAGAAGAATCGTGGAGCTAAAGATGGCAACGCGTGA